The Vicia villosa cultivar HV-30 ecotype Madison, WI unplaced genomic scaffold, Vvil1.0 ctg.000077F_1_1, whole genome shotgun sequence genome segment GGGATGATTTGATCAAAGGAAAAGACCCTAATCCATCCAGATGCTTGCAGTGTGATGGAGAGAAGAAATACTTGAGAGAATTGGCTAATGAGATCGTGGACGAGATGGAATGCAGAGCTAGAATGCACAAGAAAAtggaaaaacaaaagagaaagattgcGAATGAGAGGAAAAATTTCTGGTTGATGGTTATAATTGGCCTGTCTTGGATTATGTTTTCCGCTTTAATTAAGTTAGTATAGGTATAGAGTTGGTTTATCATATGTAATCCAAAGGTTGTATCCAATTGCTTACAGTGTGATGCAATTCTAGTGGTGTTAGTTTATAATTGGCATGTTCTTTGAATATTGTAATGGCTTTCAATATGGAAATATGATTGTTATAAGTTAAGTTCTGATATTTGATTTACTTTTACAAGTACATATGGAGCTTATAACAGTTAAATGAAGATAACAAGCACACTATGGTGCATAACATTCAGATACATTCAGATGCTAATACATAACATTCATTACAAAAGAAGCACACTATGGTGCATAAGGAGATACATAACATTCATTTAATCTCTCATCTTCCTTGTCTTCCATGTCTTCATGTTCCTAGTTGAAACTCCAAGTTTTGAGTCCTTGGGTAAaactttttcttcaatttctggcAGCACTATTGGTTGGTCTTCTGAACCTTGCCCTGTGATGGGTTTTTTGAACCAAAAAAGTTTGATTCTCTCACTTTTCCTCCTTTTGATAGGTGGTTTGGTTGGATTTTCCTCCTTATATGAATCAACCACACATGACCCAGATTGACTAACTGCAGTTGGGATAGTTTCAGCATCAAGTCTATCACCTTTGTCATCACCAGTTTCAGTTCTAAGTTCAGTTGCGGCATTCAAGTCAGTTTATGCATCACCAGTTTCAGTTCCAAGTTCAGTTGCAGCATTCAAGTTAGTTTGTGCATCACCAGTTGGGGTAGCAGTTTCTCCAGAAATAACACCTTCTTGATTTTGGCCATCATTTCCACCATCAGTGTGATCATCGGAATGGACACCACTTGGTCCACACTTAGATGCTACTTTGGCTTTCGTCTGCTTATTAAGTAAACAAATGTAAAGATGAGATAACAAATCAAATGTAAACAAATGTAAAGATGTGAAAAATAGGTTACCTTTCTCTTAAGAGCATTAGGATCTTGTGTCTTTTCCTTACATGTCAAAGAATTATGACCAAATTTATCACACTTTGTGCACTTGTATGCTACCCCTGCCCTTCTCTTCCTTGCACCTTCTTATCCACTTTCTCTGATCCTTATTTTCCTAGGTCTTCCAGGAGCATTCTTGTATGCAGGAGGCAGAGGGGGGGTCAATGTATACCTCATGCCACATTTCCTGTCCATTGATTGGACTTACAACATAGCCATAGCATTCTGCATACTTGTCTCTTGAGTAGCATTCATCTACAAATTCACATGGGTCCTGTTTTCTATAGCTCAAGGCTGCCACAACATGCCTACAAGAAATTCCCACTAATTCCCAAAAAATGCAACTACGGGACCTTTTAGAGATGTCAACAATAAACTCATGGTTGTTGTAGGTATGTGTAACCTGGAAAGTTCCCGCCATAGACCATGTAGGCAACCAATGGCCACTGTGAAAAACTTCATTATCAAGCCTCTTTCTAGGGATAGGCATAACTTGATGTGGCCATTTTTCTAACTTAGCTACAGAAGTTTCTATCCTATTCATCAAATACTTTCTTATCCATTCACACATAGTTAAAATAGGCTTATACCTAGCAACTAAAATGGTAGCATTAAATGACTCGAATATGTTATTCATTAACACATTACATTTTGGAAAAATGGTAAAGGCATGCTTACACCAACTCTTTGGTGGAACTGCAATGATCCAACTCCAAGCATTAGGATCCACACATTTGAGCTCATTCATTTTTAAGACCCAAGCCTGGTAATATGTGGCTTTGGCTGCCCCCATCATCAAATCCATAATTAGGGCTCCACCTCCAAATCTTTTTTTGAAATTGGCATACAAGTGTCTAAGACACAATCTATGCTCAATCCTGTTTGATAACTCATCAAACACAGCCACAAGTCCCTAACAATTGTAGCATATGATTAATTACAATAacaaaaacttttgattaaaatGTGATAAACATGATAAGGAAAGTATTCATAACTTTTGCTGATCAGAGATAAATACATATCTCCTTTCTTGTCCAATGTCTTCCAGCAGCAGTTGGATGAACCATCTCCAACTTTCCTTGGTTTCATTTTCAACAAGTCCAAAGGCTA includes the following:
- the LOC131623743 gene encoding uncharacterized protein LOC131623743, translating into MGGSKSSSTNDYGVGLPKCGCNMPMKMWVSKSIDNPGKKFWKCKNMMDKCGLFLWDDLIKGKDPNPSRCLQCDGEKKYLRELANEIVDEMECRARMHKKMEKQKRKIANERKNFWLMVIIGLSWIMFSALIKLV